The following proteins come from a genomic window of Candidatus Paceibacterota bacterium:
- a CDS encoding response regulator translates to MAKKILMIEDEKVLAEMYGERLKVEGYEVSRSIDAESGVAIAKEEKPDLILLDIILPDANMDGTDALRKLKADPQTKDIPVILYSNYDTPEVRKIAQEYNTRYVLKASTTTKDLVNLIRKELGEELK, encoded by the coding sequence ATGGCAAAGAAAATATTAATGATAGAGGATGAGAAAGTACTTGCTGAAATGTATGGCGAACGGCTTAAAGTAGAAGGTTATGAAGTTTCTCGTTCTATAGACGCAGAGAGTGGCGTTGCCATTGCAAAAGAGGAGAAGCCAGACTTAATATTACTTGATATTATTTTACCAGACGCTAATATGGACGGAACAGACGCTCTAAGGAAACTTAAAGCAGATCCACAAACAAAAGATATTCCAGTTATTCTTTATTCAAACTACGACACGCCAGAAGTGAGAAAAATTGCTCAAGAGTATAATACAAGATACGTTTTAAAAGCCAGCACTACAACAAAAGACTTGGTTAATCTTATAAGAAAAGAACTCGGAGAAGAACTAAAATAA
- a CDS encoding GxxExxY protein — MDKTKIIKTDLIYPELSYRIIGIMFEVYNNLGVGYQEKYYQRAIAAVFKKEKLNFQEQVLVPLKYLDEKIGRYFLDFLIEDKIILEIKKGDRFSRKDIEQVYAYLKARKLKLGLLVNFTNNGVKFKRILNL, encoded by the coding sequence ATGGACAAGACAAAGATAATAAAAACAGATTTGATTTATCCAGAATTGAGCTATAGAATTATTGGAATAATGTTTGAAGTATATAACAATTTAGGCGTTGGCTACCAAGAAAAATATTACCAGAGAGCTATTGCAGCAGTTTTTAAAAAAGAAAAATTGAATTTTCAAGAGCAAGTTTTGGTGCCTTTAAAATATTTAGATGAAAAGATAGGCAGATATTTTCTTGACTTTTTGATAGAAGATAAAATAATATTAGAAATTAAAAAGGGGGATAGATTTTCAAGAAAAGACATAGAACAAGTTTATGCATATTTAAAAGCGAGAAAATTAAAATTAGGGCTTTTGGTCAATTTTACAAATAATGGCGTAAAGTTTAAACGTATTTTAAATTTATAA
- a CDS encoding ATP-binding protein, which translates to MIEILIWATFFIVLIINFVLAFIVFWTNKKKRVNQVFALTVLFIVAWIISNFAADHVKNYPHTLIATKLTFTTTGLFALGLLIFTMIFPRQEKKMSLKKKLLIILPALFVVVLTFTDLIVKDIAMKKNVGVDLVFGNFVIVFALYFLAYIIMAFAILVRKYIRLKGIERLQLKYLAIGLIVAGTLATFTNFLIPLFFGAFEPSQFGPYFTLFFVGFTAFAIISKKLFGIRVVLTELFVGLIGLILLFQAIVAPSMAMRILNSGLFLFYCFFGYLLIRSVLREIELKEQLEAANKELKRLDEAKTEFLSIASHQLRTPLTAIKGYVAMVQEGIYGDISDKVRVTLDKVNDSSERLIRLVNSLLDISRLEMGRMEFEFKETQLEDLIQSIVDELYVRASKKKLKLIYKEPEKDLSKITIDPQKIRLVVLNLIDNAIKYTDHGNVEVKVEEKNGTQKRILITVSDTGMGISKKDMSQLFKIYRRGTGVRLFPEGSGVGLYVAKKLVEAHKGKIWAKSEGRGKGSLFYVELPINGAKMQKFLKDF; encoded by the coding sequence ATGATTGAGATATTAATTTGGGCTACTTTTTTTATAGTTTTGATTATAAACTTTGTTTTAGCATTCATTGTTTTTTGGACAAACAAAAAGAAGAGAGTTAATCAGGTTTTTGCTCTCACGGTTCTTTTTATTGTTGCATGGATTATAAGTAATTTTGCCGCGGACCACGTAAAAAACTATCCTCATACTTTAATAGCAACAAAATTAACCTTTACGACTACAGGTCTTTTTGCTTTGGGTCTCTTAATTTTTACGATGATATTTCCTCGACAAGAGAAAAAAATGTCGTTAAAAAAGAAATTATTGATAATATTACCCGCTCTATTTGTTGTTGTTTTAACATTTACTGACTTAATTGTGAAAGATATAGCAATGAAAAAAAATGTTGGAGTAGATTTAGTTTTCGGAAATTTTGTTATTGTATTTGCACTTTATTTTCTCGCTTATATTATAATGGCTTTTGCAATATTAGTAAGGAAATATATTCGTTTAAAAGGAATAGAAAGACTTCAGTTAAAATATTTAGCAATAGGCTTGATTGTCGCAGGCACTCTGGCTACATTTACAAATTTTTTAATTCCTTTATTTTTCGGAGCATTTGAACCATCTCAGTTTGGACCATATTTTACTCTTTTCTTTGTTGGTTTTACGGCTTTTGCAATTATATCTAAAAAACTTTTTGGAATTAGGGTAGTTTTGACAGAACTATTCGTAGGCTTAATTGGACTAATTTTATTATTCCAAGCTATTGTTGCTCCAAGTATGGCTATGAGAATTTTAAATAGCGGACTTTTCCTTTTTTATTGTTTCTTTGGATATCTATTAATAAGAAGTGTTTTGCGGGAGATAGAATTAAAAGAACAACTTGAAGCAGCCAATAAAGAACTTAAAAGATTAGACGAGGCAAAAACCGAGTTCTTGTCAATTGCATCTCACCAGCTAAGAACTCCTTTAACCGCGATTAAAGGATATGTTGCAATGGTACAAGAGGGAATTTATGGAGATATTTCAGATAAAGTAAGAGTAACGCTTGATAAAGTTAATGATTCAAGTGAAAGACTTATAAGATTGGTAAATTCGCTTTTGGACATATCTCGTCTTGAGATGGGAAGAATGGAGTTTGAATTTAAAGAAACCCAACTTGAAGATCTTATCCAAAGTATAGTAGATGAACTTTATGTAAGGGCATCAAAGAAAAAACTTAAACTTATATACAAAGAACCCGAGAAGGATTTATCTAAAATTACAATTGACCCTCAAAAAATAAGATTAGTTGTTTTAAATTTAATTGACAATGCAATTAAATATACTGACCATGGTAATGTTGAGGTAAAAGTTGAAGAAAAAAACGGAACACAAAAAAGAATATTAATTACTGTTTCAGATACTGGTATGGGAATTTCCAAAAAAGATATGAGTCAGCTTTTTAAAATTTACAGGAGAGGAACTGGCGTAAGATTATTTCCTGAGGGTTCTGGCGTTGGGCTTTATGTTGCCAAAAAATTAGTTGAGGCGCACAAAGGAAAAATTTGGGCAAAGAGCGAAGGGAGAGGCAAGGGAAGTCTCTTTTATGTAGAATTGCCGATAAATGGAGCTAAAATGCAGAAATTTTTAAAAGATTTTTGA
- a CDS encoding ThiF family adenylyltransferase encodes MFRYKELISRNAGLLSEEEQRSLRELTVGIAGCGMGSFVAEALCRLGVENFVWADPDTVEVANLNHQAFFLEDVGKEKAIVLIDVLSRINPDVRVEAWADFIKPDNATDFVAKCDIVIDGIDPDPGISASLELARACRRQKKIFLYPIDVGWGSVLFCLTPNGETFENLLGIPQGIIPQELEKISVWELMFNMAKRVELNPYFLPVLGQVIEGEIEHYPQPVIAAWIASILTVSVVIKTVKGHELPFVVQFDPMG; translated from the coding sequence ATGTTCCGTTATAAGGAACTCATTTCTCGCAATGCTGGCCTCCTTTCAGAGGAGGAACAGAGGAGCTTGCGAGAACTCACTGTCGGTATTGCTGGCTGCGGAATGGGATCGTTCGTAGCAGAGGCTTTGTGCCGACTTGGGGTGGAAAACTTCGTTTGGGCTGACCCTGATACAGTCGAGGTAGCGAACCTAAATCACCAGGCTTTCTTTCTGGAGGACGTTGGGAAGGAAAAAGCAATTGTCCTGATAGACGTCCTTTCCAGGATTAATCCTGATGTGAGGGTAGAGGCCTGGGCGGATTTTATCAAACCGGACAACGCCACTGATTTTGTTGCTAAGTGCGACATAGTAATCGATGGTATCGACCCGGATCCGGGAATCTCCGCCTCTTTGGAGCTTGCAAGGGCTTGCCGTCGGCAGAAAAAGATCTTTCTTTACCCGATTGATGTCGGGTGGGGATCAGTTCTTTTCTGCCTGACTCCGAACGGAGAGACATTCGAAAACCTTTTGGGTATCCCTCAGGGGATTATCCCACAGGAACTCGAGAAAATCTCTGTTTGGGAGTTGATGTTCAACATGGCAAAGAGGGTAGAGCTTAATCCCTACTTTCTGCCTGTTCTCGGACAGGTGATTGAAGGGGAAATTGAGCATTATCCTCAGCCAGTGATAGCGGCTTGGATAGCTTCAATCCTTACGGTTTCTGTCGTAATCAAGACCGTAAAGGGTCATGAGCTCCCGTTCGTTGTTCAATTCGATCCCATGGGGTAG